From a region of the Buchnera aphidicola str. Ak (Acyrthosiphon kondoi) genome:
- the ileS gene encoding isoleucine--tRNA ligase: MNDYKKTLNLPKTTFSMRGNLSKKEPKILKNWHENNLYKLIRKKNQEKKIFLLHDGPPYANGNIHIGHAVNKILKDIIIKSKNMSGFDAPYIPSWDCHGLPIEQKIEEKINFDQEKISTIEFQKKCREYAQDQVEKQKKDFIRLGVIGDWENSHLTMTFKNEANIIRTLSKIIKKKYLYQDFKPIHWCLECSSSVSEAEIEYSKKKSDSIIIGLKCQKKSIIKKLFHAQDFNKKEIYLLVWTTTPWTLPSSKAVSIHPNFQYQLIETEKYNFIIAKELVKNVLNTLKIKKWIEISCIKGKFLEKIKFLHPFFKDIDLPAILGEHVTLESGTGAVHTAPDHGLDDYIISQKYNIKTSHLVNFKGDYISNIHPQLDGLNVFKANPIIIELLKKNNALFHHEILKHSYPHCWRHKSPVIYRATPQWFININQNNLRCKLLKEIKKVHWIPQWGKLRIKEMVKNRPDWCISRQRKWGVPMSIFINKQTKKMHPNTFFFMEKIARKVESEGIKVWWNINSKEIIGHEHESYKKILDILDVWFDSGNTCTSIAYNNKKYIKKNADMYLEGSDQHRGWFMSSLIISTLINEKAPYSEVLTHGFVVDGKGQKMSKSIGNTISPNDIVNTLGADILRLWVASSNYSHDLSISNEILKNSSDIYRRIRNTARFMLANINDFNPKKDIVSKNNMVFLDKWAVGQTKMVQKEIIEFYKNYNFHAIVQRLMYFCSIEMGSFYLDIIKDRQYTLKVNSQARRSAQTAIYYIINALVRWIAPILSFTADEIWRYLPEKNSQYVFMEEWFEKLFYLDQDELFNYEFWNKMIKIKNETNKFLEEAIKNKTINNSLEASIILYVKPELLSKLEILGTEIKFIFLTSDIKVKLYDTAPINVKKSKIIPNLKISLKKVQGEKCPRCWHYFNRAKNDVKKGNICNRCILNTTGNGEKRIFI; encoded by the coding sequence ATGAATGATTATAAAAAAACTTTAAACTTACCTAAAACTACATTTTCTATGCGAGGAAATCTTTCAAAAAAAGAACCAAAAATATTGAAAAATTGGCATGAAAATAATTTATATAAACTAATTAGAAAAAAAAACCAAGAAAAAAAAATATTTCTTCTACACGATGGTCCACCATATGCCAATGGAAATATTCATATTGGACATGCAGTAAATAAAATTTTAAAAGATATTATTATAAAATCTAAAAACATGTCGGGTTTCGATGCACCTTACATTCCATCTTGGGATTGTCATGGTTTACCCATTGAACAAAAAATTGAAGAAAAGATTAACTTTGATCAAGAAAAAATATCTACTATAGAATTCCAAAAAAAATGTAGAGAATATGCACAAGATCAAGTGGAAAAACAAAAAAAAGATTTTATCAGGTTAGGAGTAATAGGTGATTGGGAAAATTCTCATCTTACAATGACTTTTAAAAATGAAGCGAATATTATTAGAACTTTATCTAAAATTATTAAAAAAAAATATTTATATCAAGATTTTAAACCTATACATTGGTGTCTTGAATGTTCATCCTCAGTATCTGAAGCAGAAATTGAATACTCTAAAAAAAAATCAGATTCAATTATAATCGGTTTGAAATGTCAAAAAAAATCGATTATAAAAAAATTATTCCATGCTCAAGATTTTAATAAAAAAGAAATATATCTGCTTGTTTGGACTACAACACCGTGGACTCTTCCATCTAGTAAAGCTGTTTCAATACATCCAAATTTTCAATACCAATTAATAGAAACTGAAAAATATAATTTCATAATAGCAAAAGAATTAGTCAAGAACGTATTAAATACATTAAAGATAAAGAAATGGATTGAAATAAGTTGCATAAAAGGAAAATTTTTAGAAAAAATAAAATTTTTACATCCATTTTTCAAAGATATTGATTTACCTGCAATTTTAGGAGAACACGTAACTCTTGAATCAGGTACAGGAGCTGTTCATACAGCACCAGACCATGGATTAGACGATTATATAATTAGTCAAAAATACAATATTAAAACAAGCCATCTAGTCAATTTTAAAGGAGACTATATCTCTAATATACATCCTCAATTAGATGGTCTAAATGTTTTCAAAGCTAATCCAATTATTATAGAGTTACTAAAAAAAAATAATGCATTATTTCATCATGAAATTTTAAAACATAGTTATCCACATTGTTGGAGACATAAGAGTCCAGTTATATATCGAGCTACTCCACAATGGTTTATAAATATAAATCAAAATAATTTACGTTGTAAATTATTGAAAGAAATAAAAAAAGTACATTGGATACCTCAATGGGGAAAATTAAGAATAAAAGAAATGGTTAAAAACCGACCTGATTGGTGTATTTCGAGACAAAGAAAATGGGGTGTGCCCATGTCCATTTTTATAAACAAACAAACAAAAAAAATGCATCCTAATACTTTCTTTTTTATGGAAAAAATAGCAAGAAAAGTAGAGTCAGAAGGAATAAAGGTATGGTGGAATATAAATTCAAAGGAAATAATAGGTCACGAACATGAATCATATAAAAAAATTTTAGATATATTAGATGTATGGTTTGACTCAGGAAACACATGCACTTCAATAGCGTATAATAATAAAAAATATATTAAAAAAAATGCAGATATGTATTTAGAAGGATCAGATCAACACAGAGGTTGGTTCATGTCTTCATTAATAATATCAACATTGATAAATGAAAAAGCACCATATTCTGAAGTATTAACTCATGGATTTGTTGTAGATGGAAAGGGACAAAAAATGTCTAAATCTATAGGTAATACTATTAGTCCTAATGATATAGTCAATACATTAGGAGCCGATATTTTAAGATTATGGGTTGCTTCTTCCAATTACTCTCATGATCTTTCAATTTCTAATGAAATATTAAAAAATTCATCAGATATATATAGAAGAATCAGAAACACTGCACGCTTTATGTTAGCAAATATTAATGATTTTAATCCTAAAAAAGATATAGTATCTAAAAATAATATGGTTTTTCTAGATAAATGGGCTGTTGGACAAACCAAGATGGTCCAAAAAGAAATAATTGAATTCTATAAAAATTATAATTTTCATGCAATAGTACAACGTTTAATGTATTTTTGTTCTATAGAAATGGGTTCTTTCTATCTTGATATTATAAAAGATAGACAATACACATTAAAAGTCAATAGTCAAGCAAGACGCAGTGCTCAAACGGCTATATACTATATAATTAACGCACTTGTACGATGGATAGCACCAATACTATCTTTTACTGCTGATGAAATATGGAGATATTTACCAGAAAAAAATTCTCAATATGTATTTATGGAAGAGTGGTTTGAAAAATTATTTTATTTAGATCAAGATGAATTATTCAATTATGAATTTTGGAATAAAATGATTAAAATAAAAAATGAAACAAATAAATTTTTAGAAGAAGCAATAAAAAACAAAACTATTAATAATTCACTTGAAGCTTCTATTATTTTATATGTTAAACCTGAATTATTAAGCAAACTAGAAATATTAGGAACAGAGATAAAATTTATCTTTTTAACATCTGATATAAAAGTAAAATTATATGATACAGCTCCTATAAATGTTAAAAAAAGTAAAATTATTCCCAATTTAAAAATTTCTCTAAAAAAAGTTCAAGGAGAAAAATGTCCAAGATGTTGGCATTATTTTAATCGTGCTAAAAACGACGTGAAAAAGGGCAATATTTGTAATCGTTGTATTTTAAACACAACAGGAAATGGTGAAAAACGCATATTCATATAA
- the ribF gene encoding bifunctional riboflavin kinase/FAD synthetase, producing MKIIRGIHNIKEINSNSVVTIGNFDGIHLGHQELFLKTYQIGIKYKLLTIIILFEPQPLEFLKKNNSPPRITQFREKVKRIAAYNFNNILCIRFNKSFESLSAEDFIINILINKLHVKFIVIGDDFRFGFQRNGNINLLKKLGEKYQFNVIKVKSLYKNNIKISSTNIRKALSENNIKLASLFLGRTFSISGRVIHGHAIGRTINYPTANILLNKNFVLNNGVYAVKIKYSSNKKVTGISNIGIKPSFFNIQKNKLLEVYLFNIEIDLYGKDIEVFIYKKIRDERVFFSLQELKDQISKDILMVKKYFKIY from the coding sequence ATGAAGATTATACGGGGCATTCATAACATTAAAGAAATCAATTCTAATTCAGTTGTTACTATTGGAAATTTTGATGGAATACACTTAGGTCATCAAGAATTATTTTTAAAAACATATCAAATAGGAATAAAATATAAATTATTAACTATAATTATTTTGTTTGAACCTCAACCACTAGAATTCTTAAAAAAAAATAATTCTCCTCCTCGGATTACACAATTCCGTGAAAAAGTAAAACGTATTGCTGCTTACAATTTTAATAATATTTTATGTATTAGATTTAATAAATCTTTTGAATCTCTCAGTGCTGAAGATTTTATCATAAATATACTTATAAATAAACTTCATGTAAAATTTATAGTAATAGGAGATGATTTTAGATTTGGCTTTCAAAGAAATGGAAATATTAATCTTTTAAAAAAATTAGGAGAAAAATATCAATTTAATGTTATAAAAGTTAAATCTCTATATAAAAATAATATAAAAATTAGTAGTACTAATATTAGAAAAGCATTGTCTGAAAACAATATAAAACTGGCGTCTCTTTTTCTTGGTCGTACATTTAGTATCTCTGGTAGAGTTATTCATGGACACGCAATAGGAAGAACTATAAATTATCCTACAGCTAATATACTTTTAAATAAAAATTTTGTATTAAATAATGGAGTATATGCAGTTAAAATAAAATATAGTTCAAATAAAAAAGTAACAGGAATATCCAATATTGGAATTAAACCTAGTTTTTTCAATATTCAAAAAAATAAATTACTTGAAGTTTATTTATTTAATATAGAAATAGATTTATATGGAAAAGACATAGAAGTTTTTATATATAAAAAAATACGTGATGAACGAGTTTTTTTTTCACTACAAGAATTAAAAGATCAAATTTCTAAAGATATTTTAATGGTTAAAAAATATTTTAAAATTTATTAA